GCCGGACGCGGCGCGCGGGGAGCTGGTCTGTGCCGTGGTCGAGGCGGCCGAACAGCCGTCGGGGGCCGAGGTGCTGACGCTGGAGGCGGTGACGTCGTATCTGCGCGCGGAAGGGCTGTCGGTGCACAAGCTGCCGGAGCGGCTGGAGGTGGTCGACGCCCTTCCGCGGGGCGAGACGCTGCGGAAGGTGCTCAAGTACAAGCTGCGGGAGCGGTATGCGGGGACGTGAACCGGAGCGTCACTCGGGGAGTGAACGGGAGCGGTTTTCGGGAACGGCGGGGATGGTGCCGTAACGGTCATTCCGGGACAGTGAAGTACCGGGCGAAAGCCGACACGATCTCGGTCTCCGCCACCCTGCCGTCGCCGTCCTGGTCGAGCGTGGCGGCCGCCGCGCGGGCGATGTCCTCGGGCGCACCGAGGGCCTTCAGCACTCGTACGGTGTCCTCGACGGTGGCCTTTCCGTCGCCGTCCGGGTCGGCCAGGTCGAGGGCCGCGTGCAGGAAGGGGCGGGCGATCTCGGCGAACCGCTCGGGGTTGTCGCGCAGGCGCTTGACCGCGCTGCCGACGAACTCGTCCCGGGTGATGCGCTGGTCGCCGTCCCGGTCCGCGATGCCGGCCATGCCCTGCCAGAACGCCTCGGCGCCGAGGTAGAGGGCCTGCCCCTTGTCGGACCGGGCGGCCGTACCGAACTCCGCGAGCAGCGCCTTGGCCGCCACGCTGAAGTCCTCACGGTCGATATAGCCGTTGCCGTCCTGGTCGAAGGTGGCGAACCGGGCGGCGATCCTGCGCTCGTACTCGCTGCTGACCATGTCTTTCGAGCCGCCTTTACGTCACGTCGGGTGCATGCTGGCACGGAGCGTACGACGCCGAGGCGCCTGCGGGCGCGGAAAAACGACGCTTGTGCCAAGACCGGGGGAATTTCGGGACAACGCCGTGGCAGAGCCGTGACTCCGGTCGCTTCCGTCGGGTCGGTCGGTGCCCCGGGCTTCGGTCACGCCGACAGCGGATCGACGTCCTCCTCGACCGCCGACGCCAGGTCCACGTGGACGTCGAACAGGCGGCGGACGCCCAGCGCGCCCAGGACCCGGTTGACGTGGGAACCGTCCACCGCTCCGTTGGCCGGCAGGATCAGGCGCAGGCGGCCCTGGCAGGAACGGATGAGGCGGCGGGAGGCTATGAGCACGCCGACGCCGCTGGAGTCGCAGAAGAAGACCTCGGAGAGGTCGAGGACGAGGTTGTGGCGGCCCTCGGCCACCGCGTCGTGCACCCGCTGACGCAGCGCCGGCGACGTCACCAGGTCCAGCTCGCCCGACACCCTGAGCACGGCCCACTCGCCCTGCCCACTGCCGGTCACATTGAACGCCACCACCATGCCCTTCGTCCGCCGGAAAGCAAACGGAAGCCATCCTTACGCTTCCTTGCAGCGCGGCTGCCCAGCGGCGGTTCCCTGAAACACGGCCCGAGAAACGGAAACAAATCGAAAGCGGCTTGTTTCCGCCGCAATCAATCCTGTTCGATCAGGTCTGATCACACGCTGCGTGGGTAGACGCCGCGTGCGAGGGCCGGGTGCGAGGGTCACGTGCGTCAAGGTCCACTACCACCTGCGGACCTCGGGGGGCGCGCATTGCCACAAAGGAGCGTGCGTTGTCGGAGGTGCCGACTACATTCGAGGAGACGGTGGGCACAGGCTTGACCCGGGGACGGGCAGGGTGAGGGGGCCACATGGCGAAGAAGGACGCACCGCCCCGCTGGGACCGCAAGATGCAGCAGCGGCTCGCACGCGGTGAGGCGGCCGCCCTCGGCGAGCTCTACGACCGCTTCGCTTCCCTCGTGTACAGCCTCGCCCACCGCGTACTCGGAGACGAGCGCGCCTCCGAAGCCACCACCCGCGAGGTCTTCGCCCACGTCTGGGAACACCCCGACGCCTACGACCCCAAGCAGGGCCCCCTGCGTTCCTGGGTGGCCACGCTGACCCACCGCCTCGCCGTGCAGCGGCTGCGCGCCACCGAGACGGCCGCGCTCGCCCAGGACGGCCACGGTTCCACCGAGGAACTGGAGCGCAAGGTCCGCCACGCCTCGGTCGCCGCCCGCGCCGACTACATCGTCCAGTCCATGCCCGTCCCGCTGCGCACCGCCCTGGAGATGGCCTACTTCCACCGCCGCGACTACCGCCAGACCGCCGCCGACCTCGGCCTCACCGAGGACGAGGCCCGACGCCGCCTGCGCCTCGGCCTGCAACTGCTGTCCACCGCCCACAACGCCGCGGCGCCGGGGGCTCCGCCCGGATACGGGGGTGCGGTGTGAGCGGAGCGGGTCGCTTCGAGGCGTATGACGAGCACGGCGACGAACACGGTGCCGAGCACGGCGACGAGCACGGCGGCGACGAGGAAAAGGAAGGCTACGGCGGCTCCCGCAAGGGCGGCGAGGGCGGTGAGGGCTGCGAGGACGCCAAGGACGCCAAGGACGCCACAGACGACCAGCAGTTCGGATACGGCAGCCAGGTCGGTCCAGGCAGTCCGGGCAGCCCTAGCGGCCCGGGCAGCCCTAGCGGCCCGGGCAGCCCAAGCGGCCCTGACGGCCCGGGAGGCGGCAGCGGTCCCGGAAGCGGCGACAGCCCCGGCCCCGGCCCCGGCCCATCGCCCCGCATACCCATGCCCCGCGCCTCCGTAGAGGACGGCGACCGGCCGCTGCCCACGCTGGAGGAGCTGGGAGACCTGGCACCCCGGCCCGCCCCCGCCCCACTCGTCCTGGAACACCACGTCCTGAAGTCACTCCTCGGGGCATGGGCGCTGGCCGCGTGCTCGGCTCAGGAGACGGCGGCCGTCGAGGAACACCTCGGCGACTGCGGCACCTGCGCGGACGAGGCGCTGCGGCTGCGCGAGGCGGTAGGCCTGTTGCAGCGCCCGGAGACCCTCGACCTGGACCCCGGCCTGCGCACCCGCGTCCTGCAGAGCTGCCTGGACCGGCGCCCACCGCGCATCCCGGTGCCCCGGTGGGCCGCTCCGTACGACGCCGAGACCGCCCGCCTGGATGCCCTGTTGCAGGACATAGGCGACGCGGAGTGGCACGCGCCCGTGCGGCTGCGCTGGTTCGAGGGCGAGGAGCAGACGAGCCGTCGTACGACGGTCGCCGGGGTCATCGCGCATCTACTCACGGTGGACGGCCTGGTCGCGGTCGCCCTCGGGCTCGACGACCCGCTGGGCGACATCGTCGCGCAGGCCCCCACGCCGTCCGCGCGCACCGAGGCCTACTGGCGGGCCTCGCACTTCCCGCCCACCCGTTCCGTGCGGGCGCCCTGGCGGGAGCAGAGCCACGACCTGGTGCGCACGGTGTCGTTCACCGGCGAAGGCCCCGGGAAGCTGGCGGTGTCGTACGGCGGCTGCGAACTGCCGCTGCACGACGCGATGCTGGACCGCGCCTTCGAGTGCTGGGTGCACGCGGAGGACATCGCAGAGGCGGTGGACTACCCGTACGGGCCGCCCTCCCCGCGCCACCTCAACCGCATGATCGACCTCGCGGCCCGGATGCTGCCCGGCGCGCTGGCCGTGCGGCGGCGGAACGGGCTGGCCTCACCGGCGCTCGGACGACACCTCGTCCCGGCCGGCGCGCCCGGCCGCAGCCTGCGGCTGGAGATCGAGGGGCATGGGGGCGGCGAGTGGCTGATCCCGCTGGACTCCCCCGGCGCGATGGGCTCCGCCGAGCACGAGGTGGCACACGTGGCGCTGGACGGCGTGGAGTTCTGCCGGCTGGCGGCGGGACATGTGTCTCCGACGGAGGCGGCGGCCGGGCAACTCGGTGACCGCGAGGCGATCAGGGATGTGCTGTTCGCCGCGGCGTCGTTGAGCCGGATGTAGGTTGCCGTCACCATGCGGTAATTGGCAGATCTGTTCCACCCGCGCCCTGGTGTCACCTGGGGTTTTTCGTCTCGGGGGTGGAACAGATCTGCCAATTGCCCCCGCATCAGAGCCGGCCTAGGCGAAGACGACCGTCCGGCGCCCGTTCAGCAGAATCCGGCGCTCCGCATGCCACTTGACCGCCCGCGCCAGCGCCTGGCACTCCACGTCCCGGCCGATCGCGACCAGCTGGTCCGGGGTCACGTCGTGGCCGACCCGCTCGACCTCCTGCTCGATGATCGGGCCCTCGTCGAGGTCGGCGGTCACGTAGTGGGCGGTGGCGCCGATCAGCTTCACGCCGCGCGCGTGGGCCTGGTGGTACGGCTTCGCGCCCTTGAAGCTCGGCAGGAAGGAGTGGTGGATGTTGATGATCCGCCCGCTGAGCTGCTTGCACAGGTCGTCGGAGAGCACCTGCATGTAGCGGGCGAGCACGACCAGCTCGACGTTCTCGTCGCGCACGATCTCCAGCAGTCGCGCCTCGGCCTCCGACTTGGTGTCCTTCGTCACCGGAATGTGGTGGAAGGGGATGTTGTACGACCCCACGAGCTCGGCGAAGTCGGTGTGGTTGGACACGACGGCGGCGATCTCCACCGGCAGCGCGCCGATGCGGGCGCGGAAGAGCAGGTCGTTGAGGCAGTGGCCGAACTTGCTGACCATCAGCACGATCCGCATCTTCTCCTCGGCCCGGTGGATCTGCCAGTCCATCTGGAAGGAGTCACCGATCGCCGCGAAGCTGGCCCGCAGCTTGTCCACGGTCACCGGCGCCTCCGCCGAGAAGTGGACGCGCATGAAGAACAGTCCCGTGTCGTGGTCGCCGAACTGCTGGCTGTCCTCGATGTTGCAGCCGGTCATGAAGAGGTAGCTCGACACGGCGTGCACGATGCCCTGCTTGTCGGGGCAGGACAGGATCAGGACGTACTGGTCGGCGGGAGCGGCGGCTCGGGGGGACTGCTCGTTCATGCGGACAGGGTCCCATATCCGGCACCCGGGCCCGCCCGCCGTCTCGTCAGGCAGACCACGTCAAGGCCGGCCGCCCCGGGCCGACCGACCACATCAAGGCCCGACCGCCTCAAGCCGACCGACCGCATCAAGCCGACCCGACCACATCAAGGCCGACCGGCTCAGGCCCACCGCCTCAAGTCGGCCGACCACATCAAGCCCGACCGCCTCAAGCCGACCGACCGCATCAAGCCGACCCGACCACATCAAGGCCGACCGGCTCAGGCCCACCGCCTCAAGTCGGCCGACCACATCAAGCCCGACCGCCTCAGGCCGACCGCGTGAGTATCCGCAGTACCTCGAGCGTGCGCGGTGGTGTGTCCGGGTCCTCGCTGTCGGCCATCGACATCCTGACGTGCGCGTCCCGCGCCGCCCGGACCGCTTCCGGCCAGGCCTGGTGGTCGACGTAGGCGGAGACGGGTGCGTCCGGGCCGACCTGGTGCATGATCCGCAGCACCCGGAGTACGGCGGTGTCGACCAGCGCGGCCTCCTGGGAGTCCCGGAAGATCGTGCCGACGTACTTCTCGGCGGACCAGTTGTCCAGCCAGGTGTCCTCGACCAGGCGGTACACGGCGTCGGTGACGTCCCCGTATCCCTCGACGCCGGCCAGCCAGACGTCCCGCTGGAACACCGGATCGGAGAGCATGTGCAGCGCGGAGCGCACATTGCTGCGCCAGCGCCACCACGGCATGTCGTTGAGTGGCATGCCGCCCATGGTGGAGGAGCGACGGCCGTGACGGGAAGAGTTCTCCGAATCCTGCACGGTCACCGATCGTACGTTCCCCTCCGCAAGGGCCTCACCGGCCCCCCTCTGTTCACCTTTACGCCACCGACAGATAACCAAGGGGCACACCCGGGTTAGCGATGTGGCGGAAGCGTGTCTGTCCATGACCGGCAAGCGACGCTTCCGCAGCACCACCATGCCCAGGTCCACCAGGTCCACCAGGCCCGTCAGGGCCACCGCCCTCGCCACGGGGACGCTGCTGGCGTGTGCGTCGTTCGCCGCCGGATGCGGGGTCGTCCCCGGTACCACGGGGGGTTCAGGGGACGACCCGATCAAGGTTATGACCTGGGCCCCGGAGAACACCAACGCGACCAACAAACCCGGCATGCCGGCCTTCGCCCAGGCCTACGCCCGCTGGGTCAACTCCCGGGGCGGCATCAACGGCCGCGAGCTCACCGTACTGACCTGCAACGACCGTAACGACAGCGTGGCCGCCGCCCGGTGCGCCCGGCGCGCGGTCAAGGAGAACGTGGTCGCGGTCGTCGGCTCCTACAGCCAGCACGCCGACTCCTTCTTCCCGCCCCTGGAGGGCGCGGGCATCCCGTACATAGGCGGCTACGGCGTCACCTCCGCCGAGTTCACCAGCCCGCTCTCCTACCCCGTGAACGGCGGCCAGCCCGCGCTCCTGGCCGGTCTCGGCAAGTCGCTCGCCGGCTGCGGACCCGTCGCGCTGGTACGGCCCGACACCATCGCGGGCGACGAGCTGCCGAACCTGCTCGACTCCGGCCTGACGGCGGGCGGGCACGAGGCCTCGCAGGACCTGCGGGCGGCGGACGACGCCACCGAGTACTCCGAGCAGTCGGATCAGGCGCTCGAGAGCACCACCACCGAGCTGGAGAAGAAGGGGTGCGTGGTGCCCGCGCTCGGCGACCGCACCGGCACCTTCATGGACTCCTTCCGCCGCGCCCGCGAGGACTACCCCGAGGTGCGCACCGGCATGGTGCTCGGCGACGTGGACCAGACGGGGATCGACGCATCCGGCGGGAAGTCAGGTCCCTACGAGGGGTCGTACATCACCGGCTGGTACCCGGTGGAGACGGACACGCGCTGGGACGGGATGAAGAAGGTCATCAGCGAGAAGGCCTTCGACGACAACCGCATCGACGCGGCGGACGCCGGTGTGCAGACCACCTGGATCGCGTACACCGTGTTGCAGAAGGTCATCGAGTCGCTCGGCGACGGTCAGGTGTCCTCCGACACCGTACGGGAGACCCTGGACCACGGGCTCAAGGTCGGCACGGGCGGACTGACGCCGACGCTCCAGTGGCGGTTCCAGGGTCCGCTCGCCTCCGTCGGCTTCCCGCGCCTGGTCAACACCGACGTGACCCTGCAGGTGGTACGGCAGGGTCGGCTGGTGTCGGCCAGGAAGGGCTTCACCGACGTGACGGCCACGCTGCGGAACGCCGAGGTGAACTGAGGGACCGGGCGGCTCCGGCCCCTCTCCGGTCAGGCCCGGTTCAGGTCCCGGTCAGAGCTGGACCGGCTGGCGCTGGGTCAGGCCGTACGTCTTCGCGATCTCGTTCCACAGCCGGGCCGCCTTGACCTTCTCGGTGCTGGCCGTGCCGCTCGCCCGGTTGCCTGCCAGGGTCTGCCCGGTCACGCGGGCCTGGCCCTTCTTGCAGCCCTTCTTGCCGGCCGCCTGGTCGGCCCAGGCCGCGTAGTGGTTGTCGGCCGACGCGGACGCCTTCCACGCCTTGGTGAGGGCGTCGGTCAGCGCGGCGTGGTTGGGCAGCTTGTCGACCGAGAGGGCCGACAGGCTGGTCACCAGGCCGTTGCGCTGCTGGGCGGCATCGCGCAGGTCCTTGGCCGCCTGGCCGAGGTTCTTGCAGGACTTCACGGCGGCCACCGCGTTGATCACCGAGGTCCGGCTGTCCCCGCTGTCCGCGAGCAGCTTGTCCAGGGCGACGGCCTGCTGCTTCGCCGGGTCGGCGGACGGCGAGGCCGAGCCGTCGGTCGCCGGGGCGGTGGCGGAGACGGTCTGGTTCTTGCCGTCGCCCTTGTCGTCGCCCCCGCCCGCGAGCAGCGCACCCGCGCCGATACCGAGGACGGCGATACCGATGCCGACGGCGGCGATGAGGGGCACGCGCGATCCGGTACGACGGCCTCGGCCCCCGTCGCCGTGCCCATGAGCCTGCGGCGGGCCGGCGTACGGCGGCTGCGCGTACGGCGGTTGGTGGGGCTGCGCGTACGGCGGTTGGGCGCCGGGCGTGGCCCCGGGCTGCTGGAGGCGCGGCAGTTGCTGGGTGGCGGCCGGGCCGCCCGGCTCGCTGCGGAAGAGGTTGTCGAACTCGGCCGGCGTCTGCCGGTCCCCGCCGTATGCCGCTCCGGCGGGCTGCTGCCCGGGCACGGGCGGTATGTACTGCGTGGCCTCGGCGTCGGGGCCGGTGGCGGGCGGCAACGGGCCGGGGGACGGCATGGGGCCGGGGCCGGCGGCGGGCTGAGGTGCCGCTCCGGGCT
The nucleotide sequence above comes from Streptomyces sp. NL15-2K. Encoded proteins:
- a CDS encoding EF-hand domain-containing protein, whose amino-acid sequence is MVSSEYERRIAARFATFDQDGNGYIDREDFSVAAKALLAEFGTAARSDKGQALYLGAEAFWQGMAGIADRDGDQRITRDEFVGSAVKRLRDNPERFAEIARPFLHAALDLADPDGDGKATVEDTVRVLKALGAPEDIARAAAATLDQDGDGRVAETEIVSAFARYFTVPE
- a CDS encoding STAS domain-containing protein, producing MVVAFNVTGSGQGEWAVLRVSGELDLVTSPALRQRVHDAVAEGRHNLVLDLSEVFFCDSSGVGVLIASRRLIRSCQGRLRLILPANGAVDGSHVNRVLGALGVRRLFDVHVDLASAVEEDVDPLSA
- a CDS encoding sigma-70 family RNA polymerase sigma factor; translated protein: MAKKDAPPRWDRKMQQRLARGEAAALGELYDRFASLVYSLAHRVLGDERASEATTREVFAHVWEHPDAYDPKQGPLRSWVATLTHRLAVQRLRATETAALAQDGHGSTEELERKVRHASVAARADYIVQSMPVPLRTALEMAYFHRRDYRQTAADLGLTEDEARRRLRLGLQLLSTAHNAAAPGAPPGYGGAV
- a CDS encoding maleylpyruvate isomerase N-terminal domain-containing protein; translated protein: MPMPRASVEDGDRPLPTLEELGDLAPRPAPAPLVLEHHVLKSLLGAWALAACSAQETAAVEEHLGDCGTCADEALRLREAVGLLQRPETLDLDPGLRTRVLQSCLDRRPPRIPVPRWAAPYDAETARLDALLQDIGDAEWHAPVRLRWFEGEEQTSRRTTVAGVIAHLLTVDGLVAVALGLDDPLGDIVAQAPTPSARTEAYWRASHFPPTRSVRAPWREQSHDLVRTVSFTGEGPGKLAVSYGGCELPLHDAMLDRAFECWVHAEDIAEAVDYPYGPPSPRHLNRMIDLAARMLPGALAVRRRNGLASPALGRHLVPAGAPGRSLRLEIEGHGGGEWLIPLDSPGAMGSAEHEVAHVALDGVEFCRLAAGHVSPTEAAAGQLGDREAIRDVLFAAASLSRM
- the purU gene encoding formyltetrahydrofolate deformylase, giving the protein MNEQSPRAAAPADQYVLILSCPDKQGIVHAVSSYLFMTGCNIEDSQQFGDHDTGLFFMRVHFSAEAPVTVDKLRASFAAIGDSFQMDWQIHRAEEKMRIVLMVSKFGHCLNDLLFRARIGALPVEIAAVVSNHTDFAELVGSYNIPFHHIPVTKDTKSEAEARLLEIVRDENVELVVLARYMQVLSDDLCKQLSGRIINIHHSFLPSFKGAKPYHQAHARGVKLIGATAHYVTADLDEGPIIEQEVERVGHDVTPDQLVAIGRDVECQALARAVKWHAERRILLNGRRTVVFA
- a CDS encoding ABC transporter substrate-binding protein — protein: MTGKRRFRSTTMPRSTRSTRPVRATALATGTLLACASFAAGCGVVPGTTGGSGDDPIKVMTWAPENTNATNKPGMPAFAQAYARWVNSRGGINGRELTVLTCNDRNDSVAAARCARRAVKENVVAVVGSYSQHADSFFPPLEGAGIPYIGGYGVTSAEFTSPLSYPVNGGQPALLAGLGKSLAGCGPVALVRPDTIAGDELPNLLDSGLTAGGHEASQDLRAADDATEYSEQSDQALESTTTELEKKGCVVPALGDRTGTFMDSFRRAREDYPEVRTGMVLGDVDQTGIDASGGKSGPYEGSYITGWYPVETDTRWDGMKKVISEKAFDDNRIDAADAGVQTTWIAYTVLQKVIESLGDGQVSSDTVRETLDHGLKVGTGGLTPTLQWRFQGPLASVGFPRLVNTDVTLQVVRQGRLVSARKGFTDVTATLRNAEVN